A single region of the Leptothrix cholodnii SP-6 genome encodes:
- a CDS encoding OmpH family outer membrane protein yields the protein MMKSMLLTLASAASLLLSAPVLQAQELKIGFVSSDRVLRDALPAKAAQAKLETEFSRRDKELNEAAAKLKAADDRFQKDQPTLGETERGRRQRELVEQERDIQRKRREFQEDLNQRKNEELAAVVERANKVIKQIAEQEKYDLIIQDAVHWSARVDITDKVIKALNAAPPAAAR from the coding sequence ATGATGAAGTCCATGCTCTTGACGCTGGCCAGTGCGGCCAGCCTGCTGCTGTCGGCCCCGGTGCTTCAGGCCCAGGAGCTGAAGATCGGTTTCGTGAGCAGCGACCGCGTGCTGCGTGACGCCTTGCCTGCCAAGGCCGCGCAGGCCAAGCTGGAGACCGAATTCAGCCGGCGCGACAAGGAGCTCAACGAAGCCGCCGCCAAGCTGAAGGCGGCCGACGACCGGTTCCAGAAGGATCAGCCCACGCTGGGCGAGACCGAACGCGGTCGCCGGCAGCGCGAACTGGTCGAGCAGGAGCGCGACATCCAGCGCAAGCGCCGCGAGTTCCAGGAAGACCTGAACCAGCGCAAGAACGAAGAGCTGGCGGCGGTGGTCGAACGCGCCAACAAGGTGATCAAGCAGATCGCCGAACAGGAAAAGTACGACCTCATCATCCAGGACGCGGTGCACTGGAGTGCCCGGGTCGACATCACCGACAAGGTGATCAAGGCGCTCAACGCGGCTCCCCCCGCCGCTGCCCGGTGA
- the rseP gene encoding RIP metalloprotease RseP gives MNSLLFFLITLAVLIVAHEWGHYRVARACGVKVLRFSIGFGRPLWRRQSGDTEWVIGMLPLGGYVKMLDEREAPVPPDQLDQSFNRKALWQRTAIVAAGPLANLILAVMLYAAASWIGTDEPRALLSTPIAGSQAERAGVRAGDHVLRMAVGPDADWDEVLSLTDLRWQLTRAALNGQDVRLELRRSGGTGIDSVSLPLSELDATDADPGLMRRIGLGAPFAEPVLGEVVAGGAAARAGLRPGDRVLSVDGKSVNDAAALRATIRAAALEAQKPAEEVTSPVPTPSAPDSSLAQELSAPDLPVEAVALPPGSQRWRIERAGQAMEVVVTPAIVDDRGQRIGRIEAVVGARVQMDPVQHGLVDGLLRGLDRTVEMGALTLKMFGRMLTGDASVRNLSGPLTIAEFAGQSAELGIAYYLGFLAVVSVSLGMLNLLPLPMLDGGHLLYYLFEGVVGRPIPDVWIERLQRGGLVVILMMMSLALYNDVARLMGLH, from the coding sequence GATCGGCTTTGGCCGCCCGCTGTGGCGGCGCCAGTCCGGCGATACCGAGTGGGTGATCGGCATGCTGCCGCTGGGCGGCTACGTGAAGATGCTCGACGAGCGCGAGGCGCCCGTGCCGCCGGACCAGCTCGATCAGTCGTTCAACCGCAAGGCCTTGTGGCAGCGCACCGCCATCGTCGCCGCCGGCCCGCTGGCCAATCTGATCCTCGCCGTGATGCTCTACGCCGCGGCAAGCTGGATCGGCACCGACGAACCACGTGCCTTGCTGAGCACGCCGATCGCCGGCAGCCAGGCCGAGCGTGCCGGTGTGCGTGCCGGCGACCACGTGCTGCGCATGGCGGTCGGGCCTGACGCCGACTGGGACGAGGTGCTGTCGCTGACCGACCTGCGGTGGCAGCTCACCCGTGCTGCCCTCAACGGCCAGGATGTTCGCCTCGAGCTGCGGCGTTCGGGCGGCACCGGGATCGATTCGGTGAGCCTGCCGCTGTCCGAACTCGATGCCACCGATGCCGATCCCGGCCTGATGCGCCGCATCGGCCTGGGCGCGCCCTTTGCCGAGCCGGTGCTCGGCGAAGTCGTGGCTGGCGGAGCGGCAGCGCGCGCAGGACTGCGACCGGGCGACCGGGTGCTGAGCGTCGACGGCAAGTCGGTCAACGATGCGGCGGCGCTGCGCGCCACGATCCGGGCTGCGGCGCTCGAGGCGCAGAAGCCCGCCGAGGAGGTCACGTCACCCGTCCCGACACCGTCGGCGCCGGACTCGTCCCTGGCGCAGGAGCTGTCGGCGCCGGATCTGCCGGTCGAAGCGGTGGCTCTGCCCCCCGGCAGCCAGCGCTGGCGCATCGAGCGTGCGGGGCAGGCGATGGAGGTCGTCGTGACGCCGGCGATCGTCGATGACCGCGGCCAGCGCATCGGCCGCATCGAGGCGGTGGTGGGCGCGCGCGTGCAGATGGACCCTGTGCAGCACGGCCTGGTCGACGGCCTGCTGCGTGGCCTCGATCGCACCGTCGAGATGGGGGCCCTGACGCTCAAGATGTTCGGCCGCATGCTGACCGGTGACGCCTCGGTGCGCAACCTCAGCGGCCCGCTCACGATCGCCGAATTTGCCGGTCAGTCGGCCGAGCTCGGCATCGCCTATTACCTCGGTTTTCTGGCGGTCGTCAGCGTCAGCCTGGGCATGCTGAACCTGCTGCCGCTGCCGATGCTCGACGGCGGACACCTCTTGTATTATCTGTTCGAGGGGGTGGTCGGGCGCCCGATCCCGGATGTCTGGATCGAGCGGCTGCAGCGAGGTGGGCTGGTGGTCATCCTCATGATGATGTCGCTCGCCCTCTACAACGACGTGGCCCGCCTGATGGGCCTGCACTGA
- the bamA gene encoding outer membrane protein assembly factor BamA, whose product MHFPASNPRFHPLVLAIAVSAASVSLPAWAVQPFVLKDIRIEGLQRTEAGTVFASLPFRVGDTYNDDKGSAALRALFATGLFKDVRLEVTGQVVVVVVEERAIIANVDFTGTKEFDRETLIKALKDIGIGEGQPFDKGLADRAEQELKRQYLTRSLYGAEVVTTITPVERNRVNVTFAVTEGGVARINEIRITGNQAFSENTLLTELDLTAGGLMTWYTKSDRYSRAKLNADLETLRAWYLNRGYLEFVVESTQVAISPDKQNISITINIREGQRYTVTAVRLSGDYLGKDDEFKSLVTIQPGEPYRAEAVTNTQKAFTDRFGLFGFAFARVEAVPQIDRNTGRVQVQLNADPARRVYVRRINVSGNSRTRDEVIRRELRQFESAWYDGARIKLSRDRIDRLGYFSEVDIETTEVPGTFDQVDLTVSVKEKPTGSLLLGASFSSADKLAFNASVKQENVFGSGNYLGIEFNTSKSARSLVVSTVDPYFTDDGVSRAIDVFYRTTKPLNSQGEDYQLVTPGAAIRFGVPFSELDTVFVGIGIERTTIKGANALPENFFRQRALFGDSSTSVPLTLGWQRDGRDSALVPNDGRYQRLNLEWGIGGDTRYLRSNYQYQQYFPLSKRFTLGLNGEFGIGRGLGGRAYPIYKNFYGGGLGTVRAFDQNSLGPVDVTGAYIGGNRRLNLNAELYVPFPGTGNDRTLRIFGYTDAGNVWREGESMADTEANPIRVSAGVGLSWVSPVGPLKLSWGVPLRYARTDRIQRFQFQIGTAF is encoded by the coding sequence ATGCACTTTCCCGCCTCCAACCCTCGTTTTCATCCCCTCGTCCTTGCAATCGCGGTCAGTGCGGCCAGCGTCAGCTTGCCGGCCTGGGCGGTCCAGCCCTTCGTGCTCAAGGACATCCGCATCGAAGGCCTGCAGCGCACTGAAGCGGGCACCGTGTTTGCCTCGCTGCCGTTCCGGGTCGGCGACACCTACAACGACGACAAGGGTTCGGCGGCCTTGCGCGCGCTGTTCGCCACCGGCCTGTTCAAGGACGTGCGCCTCGAGGTCACCGGCCAGGTGGTGGTGGTGGTGGTCGAGGAGCGCGCGATCATCGCCAACGTCGACTTCACCGGCACCAAGGAGTTCGACCGCGAGACCCTCATCAAGGCGCTCAAGGACATCGGCATCGGCGAAGGCCAGCCGTTCGACAAGGGCCTGGCCGACCGCGCCGAGCAGGAGCTCAAGCGCCAGTACCTGACACGCAGCCTCTACGGCGCCGAGGTCGTCACCACCATCACGCCGGTCGAACGCAACCGCGTCAACGTGACGTTCGCCGTCACCGAAGGCGGCGTGGCGCGCATCAACGAGATCCGCATCACCGGCAACCAGGCGTTCTCCGAGAACACGCTGCTCACCGAGCTCGATCTGACGGCCGGCGGCCTGATGACCTGGTACACCAAGAGCGATCGCTATTCGCGCGCCAAGCTCAATGCCGATCTCGAGACCCTGCGTGCCTGGTACCTCAACCGCGGCTACCTCGAGTTCGTGGTCGAGTCGACCCAGGTCGCGATCTCGCCCGACAAGCAGAACATCTCGATCACGATCAACATCCGCGAAGGCCAGCGCTACACCGTCACCGCGGTCCGCCTGAGCGGCGACTACCTCGGCAAGGACGACGAGTTCAAGTCGCTGGTGACGATCCAGCCGGGCGAACCGTATCGCGCCGAGGCCGTCACGAACACCCAGAAGGCCTTCACCGATCGTTTCGGCCTGTTCGGCTTCGCCTTCGCGCGGGTCGAGGCGGTGCCGCAGATCGACCGCAACACCGGCCGCGTGCAGGTGCAGCTCAACGCCGATCCGGCGCGCCGGGTCTACGTGCGGCGCATCAACGTGTCGGGCAATTCACGCACGCGCGACGAAGTGATCCGCCGCGAACTGCGCCAGTTCGAATCGGCCTGGTACGACGGCGCGCGCATCAAGCTGTCGCGCGACCGGATCGACCGGCTCGGGTATTTCAGCGAAGTCGACATCGAGACCACCGAGGTGCCCGGCACCTTCGACCAGGTCGACCTGACCGTCAGCGTGAAGGAAAAACCCACCGGCAGCCTGCTGCTGGGGGCGAGCTTCTCTAGCGCCGACAAGCTCGCCTTCAATGCCTCGGTCAAGCAGGAGAACGTGTTCGGCTCGGGCAACTACCTGGGCATCGAATTCAACACCAGCAAGTCGGCGCGCTCGCTGGTGGTGTCGACGGTCGATCCCTATTTCACCGATGACGGCGTGTCGCGTGCCATCGACGTGTTCTACCGCACCACCAAGCCGCTCAACAGCCAGGGCGAGGACTACCAGCTCGTCACGCCGGGTGCGGCGATCCGTTTCGGCGTGCCCTTCTCCGAGCTCGACACGGTGTTTGTCGGCATCGGCATCGAGCGCACCACCATCAAGGGTGCCAACGCGCTGCCGGAGAACTTCTTCCGCCAGCGTGCGCTGTTCGGTGACAGCAGCACCTCGGTTCCGCTCACGCTCGGCTGGCAGCGCGATGGCCGCGACAGCGCACTGGTGCCCAACGATGGCCGCTATCAGCGCCTGAATCTCGAGTGGGGCATCGGCGGCGACACCCGCTACCTGCGCAGCAACTACCAGTATCAGCAGTACTTTCCGCTCAGCAAGCGCTTCACGCTCGGACTCAACGGCGAGTTCGGCATCGGCCGCGGGCTGGGTGGGCGTGCCTATCCGATCTACAAGAACTTCTACGGCGGCGGCCTCGGCACGGTGCGGGCCTTCGACCAGAACTCGCTCGGCCCGGTCGACGTGACGGGTGCCTACATCGGTGGAAATCGCCGGCTCAACCTCAACGCCGAGCTCTACGTGCCGTTCCCCGGCACCGGCAACGACCGCACGTTGCGCATCTTCGGCTACACCGATGCCGGCAACGTCTGGCGCGAGGGTGAATCGATGGCCGATACCGAGGCCAATCCCATCCGGGTCTCGGCCGGCGTGGGCCTGTCGTGGGTCTCTCCGGTCGGTCCCCTCAAGCTGAGCTGGGGTGTCCCTTTGCGCTATGCGCGTACGGATAGAATTCAGCGCTTCCAGTTCCAGATCGGTACCGCATTTTGA